Proteins co-encoded in one Montipora capricornis isolate CH-2021 chromosome 12, ASM3666992v2, whole genome shotgun sequence genomic window:
- the LOC138025357 gene encoding putative diacyglycerol O-acyltransferase MT1468, with protein MANAMVVNVEDPSGYIDANSSKTEFKEDIHLNSKTATRRKTCIEYISSFASSVWFITQCILCHVLMLVFTLPMVPFMVLFYLLKTAERVIVTKTSNKMPLAPMDAMWVTKTGEEQMLINTLICFENKGTFEEGLQRIRDAIVERLVDAKRDLGAPLYPRVRCLIRPGYFQYFFEEDQSFAIDNHVFPWKGKIPSSKDELAAIASALINEPLPEGQSPWCCCCIPTKFDNNDFAVLFRVHHAIADGVSLIRFLIHQLPDKATIQRGLQNYSSSGRFFLLLKAALIAPRHLFKLQFKSADSNLLHGPELNGERKIAWNEPIDLKLIKDIKNATGTTVNDVLMTCLSLALRRYFQRKGVENPDDFSAIVPVDVRASATSQKLDLQNRFSFVFPKLPVATEGVFNQLYETKARMDKAKISGAPLASSKITAFSAAVSPQFMNDNFNSMVSRKLSGVVSNVRGPQEMLSVRGSRVKFLVFWPPQKENTGVLVSIFTYSGKVFVGIQGNTTVLPDPEVLVQEFGNSVWEMTKCTLQTTGFVNGGYEII; from the coding sequence ATGGCTAATGCTATGGTCGTAAACGTAGAAGACCCCAGTGGCTACATCGATGCTAATTCATCTAAAACAGAGTTCAAGGAAGACATTCACTTGAACAGTAAAACAGCCACTCGAAGAAAAACCTGTATTGAGTATATTTCCTCGTTTGCATCGAGCGTTTGGTTCATTACACAATGCATTTTATGCCATGTACTGATGCTCGTTTTCACTCTTCCTATGGTTCCGTTTATGGTGCTGTTTTATTTGCTGAAGACAGCCGAGAGAGTGATAGTTACTAAAACCTCGAATAAAATGCCATTAGCTCCCATGGACGCAATGTGGGTTACGAAAACTGGAGAAGAACAAATGCTTATCAATACCCTGATTTGCTTCGAAAACAAAGGCACTTTCGAAGAAGGGTTGCAAAGGATCCGCGATGCTATTGTAGAACGTTTAGTGGACGCAAAGAGAGATTTAGGAGCGCCATTATATCCCCGAGTACGTTGCCTTATTCGACCTGGTTATTTCCAGTACTTCTTCGAGGAAGACCAATCCTTTGCAATCGATAATCACGTCTTTCCATGGAAGGGAAAGATTCCTAGCTCTAAAGACGAATTAGCAGCGATTGCTTCGGCGCTCATCAACGAGCCTCTTCCCGAAGGGCAATCTCCgtggtgttgttgttgtatcCCAACAAAGTTTGATAACAATGATTTTGCAGTATTGTTTAGGGTACATCATGCCATTGCTGACGGAGTTTCTTTAATAAGATTCCTAATTCATCAACTTCCAGATAAAGCTACAATTCAAAGAGGCCTTCAAAACTATTCATCCTCGGGAAGGTTTTTCCTGCTGCTCAAAGCGGCGTTGATTGCACCTCGACATCTATTTAAGCTGCAATTCAAGTCCGCTGACAGCAACCTTCTGCACGGGCCTGAACTCAATGGGGAAAGAAAGATTGCTTGGAATGAGCCAATTGACCTGAAGTTGATTAAAGACATCAAGAATGCTACCGGCACTACTGTCAATGATGTGTTGATGACCTGCCTCTCCCTCGCACTAAGAAGATACTTCCAGAGAAAAGGCGTTGAAAATCCAGATGACTTCTCCGCAATTGTTCCTGTAGACGTTAGAGCATCAGCCACATCACAAAAACTTGACTTGCAAAACAGGTTCTCTTTCGTTTTCCCTAAACTGCCCGTAGCTACCGAAGGTGTTTTCAATCAGTTATACGAAACAAAAGCCCGTATGGACAAAGCTAAAATTTCTGGCGCACCATTAGCGTCCTCTAAAATCACTGCGTTTTCCGCAGCAGTGAGTCCACAGTTTATGAATGACAACTTCAACTCCATGGTGAGCCGAAAACTTAGTGGTGTTGTTTCGAATGTTCGTGGTCCGCAGGAAATGCTTTCTGTGAGAGGCAGTCGAGTGAAATTTTTGGTATTTTGGCCTCCGCAGAAGGAAAACACTGGTGTTTTAGTATCGATTTTCACCTACTCAGGAAAAGTTTTTGTTGGAATTCAAGGAAACACAACTGTGCTTCCGGATCCCGAAGTCCTTGTACAAGAGTTTGGCAATTCTGTCTGGGAGATGACCAAATGTACTCTCCAAACTACAGGCTTCGTCAACGGGGGTTATGAAATAATTTGA
- the LOC138025358 gene encoding probable diacyglycerol O-acyltransferase tgs1, producing the protein MKNDAALNELLEDSNDNINANSPKTERKEYTQTRSHTTTQKKTCIGCISSFVSSVWFIIQCILCHVLLLVFTLPILPFMLLFFLLKTVERVIVTKTSDKIPLAPMDAVFLTDAGAEQMIINSVICFENKGTFEEGVQKLRDAIEERFVDARKDFGVPLYPRVRCFIRPGYFQYFFEEDHSFAIDNHVFPWKGKIPSSKDELEAIVSMLSNEPLPEGRSPWYCCCIPTNFGDNDFAVMFRVHHAMADGVSLIRFLIHQLPDNATIQRGLQNYSSTGRVLLLAKAALIAPRYLFKLQFKSSDNSILHGPELNWKRKITWNEPIDLKFIKEIKDATGTTVNDVLMSCMALALRRYFQRKGVENPDDFTVALPVDVRAKATSQKLDLENRFSFIFPELPVATEGALDQLYETKARMDRAKISGEPLAAASVFSLSGKVNPQFLNAKTNSTLSRKLSGVLSNVRGPQEMLSVRGVRIKYLVFWPPQKENLGVTLSILTYTGKVFVGVQGDTAVLSDPEVLLEEFGKAVNELTKCIPHTSGCVNEEPESLWHESSV; encoded by the coding sequence ATGAAGAATGACGCGGCGCTGAATGAACTGCTAGAGGACTCTAATGACAACATAAACGCTAATTCACCTAAGACAGAGCGTAAGGAATACACTCAGACAAGGAGTCATACAACCACTCAAAAGAAAACCTGTATTGGGTGTATTTCCTCGTTTGTATCGTCTGTTTGGTTCATTATACAATGCATTTTGTGCCATGTACTGTTGCTCGTTTTTACTCTTCCGATTCTTCCGTTTATGTTGCTGTTTTTCTTGCTGAAGACAGTGGAGCGAGTGATAGTCACCAAAACTTCAGACAAAATCCCATTGGCTCCAATGGACGCAGTGTTTCTTACGGACGCTGGAGCAGAGCAAATGATTATCAATTCCGTAATTTGTTTCGAAAACAAAGGCACTTTTGAAGAAGGAGTTCAAAAGCTCCGCGATGCTATTGAAGAGCGCTTCGTGGACGCAAGGAAAGATTTTGGAGTGCCATTGTATCCAAGAGTACGCTGCTTTATTCGACCTGGTTACTTCCAATACTTCTTCGAAGAAGACCATTCCTTTGCAATCGATAATCACGTCTTTCCATGGAAGGGAAAGATTCCCAGCTCCAAAGACGAATTGGAAGCGATTGTTTCTATGCTCAGCAATGAGCCTCTTCCTGAAGGGCGATCTCCGTGGTACTGTTGCTGTATCCCAACCAACTTTGGTGACAACGATTTCGCAGTGATGTTTAGAGTGCATCATGCTATGGCTGATGGTGTTTCTTTAATAAGATTCCTCATTCATCAACTTCCAGATAATGCTACAATTCAAAGAGGCCTTCAAAACTACTCATCCACAGGCCGTGTTCTCCTGCTGGCGAAAGCGGCGTTGATAGCACCCAGATATCTATTTAAGCTGCAATTCAAGTCATCTGACAACAGCATTTTGCACGGGCCTGAACTTaattggaaaagaaaaattacttgGAATGAGCCTATTGACCTGAAGTTCATAAAAGAGATCAAGGATGCTACTGGCACCACTGTCAATGATGTGTTGATGTCATGCATGGCCCTCGCACTTAGGAGATACTTCCAGAGAAAAGGTGTTGAAAATCCCGATGACTTTACTGTAGCTCTTCCAGTGGATGTTCGAGCAAAGgcaacatcacaaaaacttgaCTTGGAAAACAGGTTCTCTTTCATTTTCCCCGAACTACCGGTGGCTACCGAAGGCGCCCTCGATCAATTATATGAGACCAAGGCCCGCATGGACAGAGCCAAAATTTCTGGCGAGCCTCTAGCAGCCGCCTCAGTCTTTTCGCTTTCTGGAAAGGTGAATCCACAGTTTTTGAACGCTAAAACCAATTCCACATTGAGCAGAAAATTAAGTGGTGTTCTTTCTAATGTTCGTGGTCCTCAGGAAATGCTCTCTGTGAGAGGCGTTCGCATTAAATACTTGGTATTTTGGCCTCCTCAGAAGGAAAACCTTGGGGTTACACTATCCATTCTTACCTATACAGGGAAAGTTTTTGTTGGAGTCCAGGGTGATACAGCTGTGCTTTCGGATCCCGAAGTCCTTTTGGAAGAGTTTGGAAAAGCTGTCAATGAGTTGACAAAATGTATTCCCCATACTTCGGGTTGCGTCAACGAGGAACCTGAAAGCCTTTGGCATGAATCTTCAGTTTAA